The genomic segment tgtacttcatccgccatatcgaaatacgtagagcgactcggcaattgcgtgtatgttgctcaaagttttcgacccaaatgcgcaaagcgtgactctaacgtcgatctgcaaacaccttttcacttcattcaacaaccaatcaatcaaacataattcaaaatatggTTTGTACATCTGTAAATATGGTTTTTACTtctataaagtaaaatacaGTCAGAATAGTCCTATAATACATGAGGGTTCATTAAAAAGCTGAAAATGATCAAATACAGAATTGTCGATTAATGGATTCTTGCACTACTtgtatcgttcgcccagttaaagcgatgaaattcgtttcttcgcttcgataaaagtgtgtatgtgtgatgtatgatagtgagcatgcgtgcgtgagtgcttcacgaactctacaacgtgttgagcggtctcagtcagaaaaatgtaacaacttagccggctattgaaccactctttttaggagtggagatttagccgagcggttctctctatgtcctctccgctaggcgcctgatgccgtatgttgtgggttcgaacccgattgaaaactagccgtttATTGTATATCATTTTATCAAAACTATCAAATATCAAGTTTTTGCTATCAAGTTTCTCGTCCTCTGCATATGGACTCATTTAGAGCCTGTTGAGTAAATGATACATTAACTATCttactttttgtgaaaattaaaaatttacatttttgttctaATTTTAAACTATCATGATCGTAGAGTGAACTATCTGTCGATTTGTTTTTCTTATCATGATATGTCAAACTTTCGTTTTCAGCCAAGCTAATGTAACCTCGTTTTCGATCAGTCCAGCTGAAATGTCTTCTCGGACTGAGGAACTTGTTGGCGACTGAACCTGATCCTGGTCTACATTCACATCCGAGTTGGTAACCTTTTCTACAGGCTGCCCGGGAGGTCCAAGTGATACCTTTGGATGTGGCTGTGGTTCAAGCCAACCCTCTTGTTGTTGAGCCATAGCTCCAGCTTGCACGAATTGCTGTGGTTGATCATACGGCTGCTGGGTATGTAGCTGTGGCACTTGTAGACCCAGTGGTTGCTGATCGATAGCTACTGGTTGCACTGCCTGCAGCATTTGATGCGGCAATTGCTGGGGCTGTGGCTGAGGCACTTGCTGCTGTGGCAACTGCTGCTGCACTTGATGCTGCAACTGCTGGGGCTGTGGCTGAAACACTTGCTGCTGTGGCAACTGCTGCccctgttgttgttgatggatGGCTTCATATTGTAACACCTGATGCTGCTGAGGTTGTAACTTAATTATTAACTGGCTTTGTTGTAGTTGATGTTGCTGCTGTGGTAACTGCTGCCCTTGTCCTTGTTGATACACAACACCGGGTTGTGGTTGCAGTTGGATACTTGGCTGCTGATTGGATGTCACGACTGGCTGCTTCTTCAAGTTATCAACGTAACCTTGCGGTACTGGCTGTTGATCTGTTTGTAAGAATTAAAGTTTTTAAAGAAGACAGCAACACTGGTGCAGTGGCAAGCTTTGTGTCTTAGCTAATGGGATGATGAGAGGTAGTATTAAGTTGCTTTAGTTCAATCTTGACTTGTGTAACATGCTAGCAGCGTACCCTTAACCATTCCGGACACCTTGTCTCATCGCTTAACTAGATAGTGCTTCGAGATCGCACTTTTGATTTTGTCACGgttttgttgttcttgttgttgttttgtttgtcgtTTTATGGACCTGGTGTTTtacttgccttgaatgataatgattaatgGAATTGATTTTATGTCCTATTTTAGTATTCTTAAATATTGGCTGTGGAAACGAATTCGTGGTCTCTGTATTATATAGTATGCTAATAAGTTTATTTTCACGAGTGCATATTGATGAGTAGTTGTAAGAACAAGTGAACCTGACGAAAAGTTATGTCCCATTAATCCCAAATAGATAGGAACTTACTTGGATAATGTTGCACAAACTCAACTCCAGAGGGCGTCATATCCTGTGTGGGTTCGTTTTGGATCACGGCATTAGGAAAGTCATGGCTGGTCTCTTCAGAGCTCCTCGCGGCAATGTACATCTGTGTCGAGAAACCAAACAACACGTTGTGTGTGAGGGTAATTTCTTTGTGAACTAGCACACAACTCCACCAAAATTTTCCAAACATCTTCTTTACTATCAGAGCGTTTATCCCTTTTCCTTCTATTCACAACTTAATAGAGAACAgccacttttgaaaaaaaagagtaGATCATGACTTAATTTACATACCATTGAGCATCCATAATCATAATCTATACAAGTAAAATTCAAGGAATGTGTGAAAACACGTAAAGTACACAAATAGTAATATGCGAAGTACGTTCAGGACACACACTACTTTTAGAATAACTTGGGTTTGACATTCTGCATCGCATGCATTCGTCATTGATATGATGGATGACATAAAGCCCCGACATATGAAAACACAGCTTTTGCCTTCCCCTCAAAGGAGCTTTTTTTTGCTATCGAATACATGAAAAGTTAATCGAATACATGCTAGACACTCAATAACGTACCGTTGACGATGAGGGCTTTTGATTACAGCAGTACGCTGAAAAGTAAAAGACGGACTGAAGAGTGGCAATCACTAATTCAGCGAACACTATAACAGCCACTATACTGTCAACGGCAACTTTGGCATCCTGGAAATGAAGAATAAACTATGGATCAACTAACAAGCCATACCGCAGGTATAGAACAGTACTAACGCAACATGTTCATAGTCACTCATTCATTTACTCATTCACTCCTTCCTTCcctccttccttccttccttccttgacctatccacccatccattcattcattgacAATAAATATTAACAGAGACAATAGTTCCAACCTACGTAGCTTGTATGACAGTAAGATAGATCCCAGGGACATgttttttcattgactgcagCCATAATACTTATAATGTAGGCACCGGCCGCCACAGTTGCCGAGATGATAGACAGGATCATGGTGGTAATTATCTGTTGATATACAGATTAATCAATACCATAAATATCTTTGAGCAGATAATATACGTAGACCTGAAGTTCTAATAGGTTTTTTATGACGTGGACTGAGAAATGTGACTCCGAAAACGAATTGTGCCTTTCCTTGctgaagaaaagaaaatgttaaGCTTCGCTACttttagctgtggaaacgcagctatctgttggcggggtagcggggatcgctatgcgggtcaaaggtcaaccccgccacggatagctgcgggccaactgccatcgaaagtgggtctattacgacgacacaacatgtatcggaactttgaacggcaaaataaaccaaagtgagcgtaattcaataaaatgacctatacctgcctgaactctgattattgctcattccctaactccttttgtgaacaaaatttctggttcgtttacgtaattcggccaattttccaaggagtatttaagattttcactccagcagggaactttgacttctattgatatgctaatagaATCTGACCGACCGTCACGCTATTCACGTTCGAACGAGCGAcatccttattagcatatcaatagaagtcaaagttcgctgctggagtgaaaatcttgagtactccttggacaatcggccgaattacgtaaacgaaccagaaattttgttcacaaaaggagttagggaatgagcaataatcagagttcaggcaggtataggtcattttattgaattacgctcactttggtttattttgccgttcaaagttccgatacatgttgtgtcgtcgtaatagacccactttcgatggcagttggcccgcagctatccgtggcggggttgacctttgacccgcatagcgatccccgctaccccgccaacagatagctgtgTTTCCACAGCTACGCTACTTTCTACTCTATAACCCAGTAGGATGTTAACTTTACGACAGTCTAAGCCAGCGTCATGGAGCAGAGTTTAGTATATGCACATTATCTCTTCTTTAGTATCTTGAAGACAAGTGATTTTGTAAGTCCATAGATCAGCAATTGTAGTCAATGATAATGCCATCAATTGAACATAAGATAttattaaatgtattttttattatttgtaacAACAGTTTTGGTAATATCAGAAATTCATTTCGTTCTGTGACAAAGTCGATGTTCTTTAGGCCTCATTTTCAAGCCCTGCGACACTTCGCGATAAAGAATACTTTAATGATATAATTGTCGGTATGTCATTCACGCTAATTCTTTATACTTTTATTTGCTTTACATATTTACAGTCATGTTTACTTGACGTCCATGTTTATagctaaaaataaatttaatttcaaaagttggCAAGCCATTGATAATCATTAAAGGTGAACATTTTTCTGCCAGCAAGCTCATGAAATCCAATTACCATCGTGTTCGTCTTCTTCAAAAGATGCGGCTATCCCCAACGATCCTGCAACTGCGAACTGAAAAAAACACCCCAAATATATCACATACCTCTTCAAGTGATTAAGCTTAAGTTTTCTAAGCAGATGACACTAGATCGACACTTACTTTGAAATCTAAGGCGATTTCTTTGAGCACAGATGCATCTCAGATGCCCAAAATGCCGAAGTGTGAACATTTGACAACAGAATGACATGATCATGATCAACAGTTCGGTAGTACACTCTTAAGACTATACCTTTGAGAAGTATCTACTTCGTGGAACAAACACTGGATATAATAACAATCAAGCGGTACTCTTGAAAACCCTCGAAAATTTATTCCTTTGCTACTTTTAATACGTCAATTTTGGTTTGTTTGCTGAAAAAGGGgtctctgaaaatttcacatctaCCACAATACCACACCATATACCAGCACAGGAATTTCTGCTCTCGGTGGCGTGCATTATAACGTCTATGTCAGGTCGAGGTGTTAGATTCAGATTGCTCGTTCAGAGTTCAAAAGTTGACAGTCActggtataatatttctatcATTAGCTTTCACTGATCTACGTACAAGTCTGGTACTGTTGATACTTGTGTgttgaaataaaacgtttacTCTTTTGAAAATCCATTTCTTTGCGGTGCGTGACATTTGTACTTCACTGGTCCCGGTGAAAGATAAGGATATTCATGTTATGGGGCCCTCTAAATACGCAAAATTAACGTGAGCTCATGATCAAAGAAAATGTCAGCTTAAAACATTTTAcgcagaatttcaatatattggTATAATATTAGAGCAATAAACGCTCCGAGGgatggtataccacttgattttgactaATTCAACTCCATacgcactcgctatcgctcgtcaTTATATtccgtgaactggtcaaaatctcgtggtttACCATCCCTCGGGTGTTTTATTGCTTAATCAAGCGATACCTTATGAAGCCCTCGAAAATCTATTCGTTTTCTACTTTAATATGTCTGTTTTGGTTTGTTTGCCGAAAAATGGTCTTTGAAAACTTCACACCTACCACAACACCACACCATATACCAGCACCGGAATAGCGAAGATTCGATCTGATAACAACAGTAGTAATACCCAGTATTACACAAATGCCGCCGAATATGATCTGGAAGATTGAAAAGACCATGGTCGCCCTCGAAGCAAAGCCCGGTCGTTTTCTCCTTGCGTTGGTGTTTTTATGGGTTCGTCCCTGGGGAGCCTGGGTTGGCTGGCTGGCATAATATTGCTGCTGATGTTGCAGCCGTAGCTGTTGTTGCTGATGTAACATGCTGAAGAGAGATATTAGACACATAATTGTCTGACTTCTATGTAAATTAATTCATTGCATCGTAAGATGACACGGAAGTAAGCTGAGATAAATGAAGTTACACTGAGCTAAACTTTggcatttgttttgtttatctCAAGAATAATAATTCATCGAATTTTAAACAATATATAAAAACTGTTCAatagaattttcatttcaattatgtCACAAACAAATTGTAAGAAAAAAACGGAATGTCTATTGACAGGCAGTTGCTCATGAAATCGGGTATTGACAAGGGAAGATATTTCGGTAGAattaccaaaattttgtttaaataaaGTGCTCTTCACTCCCGTGCATAATAAATGCATTCTCCCTACTCGCACAATGAGTTCAGTGACATTACGGCTAATGTTAATTATCGAtaaagaattttaatttttggtgAATTCCGGATGACAGTCAGTACTTTGATGGAGATATACATGACGTTGCTATGTATAGCTTGATACATGCGTCGAACCGAGAATATGAAAATGCATCGCTAAAATACAAGTTTTATAGTGATCCTTTACCACTTAATGGTACGACTAAATACTAGGTCGGAGGTAAAACACATTTGTCGGCAGAAGGTCAATGTCTCGTCAATATCTGACTAGCCAGTTATCACAATTTCTAGAGTGACATGTAAACTATACTCAAAGTGAGGCCTGGGTAAATTACCTGGTCACTTTCTGCTGAATTCCTGTCAGAGTGCAGAGTGTTCGCCTCTAAGTTACACGACAGACGTAACAAACCTGGCCGTCGAGGATTGGGTTATTGCCTTCTCCCTGACGTCATTGGTGCCCCTTGCACTTTCTCGCCTGTGTTGCCATAGATGCGCTGGTTGCGCTTTGAATATGAAACGCGTGAGTGAGTGTTAACTCTGCAATTTACGTCGGCTCTGTATAGCTATGGTAAAGGGAAGGCCTTCGTAAAATACAGCtgccctgccatgcatagctAAATTTTACTGTGTTCAAGATCAGTCCTATCACAAACCGGAACCAAGGTGAGGGCGTAATAAATACAGCAGCCGGTAATTTTTCGCAAAtgctttgtacattttaaatacTAGTAAACTTTCAGTTTATCGGTAAGTTCAACACAATTCTAGCACTGATTTCGGAATCTAGTCACCCTGTAATGAGTAAGGTAATGCGAAAGTTTTGCTGTCAGCTGATTCAATTCGGTAACATGAAGACATGCAAGAAGCAATGTTGTCAATATTTATATTGTTCTCAAAGAAAGGAAGTAATTGAGCAGTTTTTCTTCTTCAATTTAGAagaaaaagatatatttttgtCTTGATTACTTAATAGATTTCATTTATCTGACATTTCCTGCTgtataagaatattttgaaatctgGATCGAAAATGATTTGAGAACTTCGATCTTAGTTTCCCTCTGGCTTCTTTATTAACTATATCAAAGGCTTCTAAGTTGTAAAACCAAATATTTCTCATAACACAACACATCGTAGCAACGACTAGTTGATCTAATAGTTTCAGTATTCTCGTACTTACAACATCCTCTATCTTACAGAAAATGCCTATTTTTTATTCTCACATGTAAGATTGTATGAGAACTAAATAAAAAAGTCGAGATAGGTGCAAACAGAAGCTTTTGAATTTAAAACCATGCAGGGGCCGGGAATGTGGTCAATTGCACAAGAATAGATACCCAGGCTATAGGACAGAGAGACGCACAGATAAATTTACATGCCATAAGCAGGTGACACAATATTGCGGCTTTGTTAAAGTATCAGCGGAGTATGTAGCTTCCTGCCTGAAGTAGTGAAGATTACTTTGACTACAATATATTGATAATGCTAGTTACCATAATATAATTGTTCATAATAATAAAATACGAAGACATGCTCTCTGTTTATTAACAATTAAGTTTATTACAATAGAAATACTAAGGGaatcgtcattatttacggcaaAGGTAGGGGCGGACTGTCTTAGGCATTAAGAAATTTATATAATCCCCTACCCATAACGTGCAAATTCTCAAGCACACATACACGCacgttttcaacaaaaaattacaatgtatcGTCCTATACTTAAATATTTGCCAGTTGATCGAAAATTAATTCAATTCAGTAGTCTTCGTATCTGTACATTCGTATCAAACCCTTTAAAAAGATAGCGGAATACCAAACCAAATCTAATGTAAAGTAATATAATCTAATGTAATTCTTGAAAGGTATCCAGACTTCTGATGAGAgctgccacataaatatcatgcaCTCAATAGCCGAGAGTTCGttattttgtaatatataaGGAGTTTTCCTGAACAACGCAGCATTTAAACGTCTAAACCACTTTTGAAACAATATCGGTACGCCGTCTCAATAATTTCTACTCGTCGGTCGCTTGAGCGAGGAACACTCTGCCTTAGTTGGTGTACGGAGCAAATTTAATGTCAGATGACCTCACACAAAATGGCCACTTACGTACCTTTCGAGAAGTCATGCACGATTGCAAAGATAACATAGGCCTAGAAATCGGACTCTCACAACGTTGGGCTGttttttcgagaacaaaaatcgactgaatAAGAGTGACTATGTAATGTCGCACACCGACCGTACACTGATTGAAATGTTTACGGAACCCAGGGTAGTTCGCCGGATTAGCTTCAAGAACGTTGTTTCCgaaaattattcaaatgattGCTTACGGATATACGAGCGTTACACCCCTTTTGTTTTCGTAGTTCGGATTATTATTGTCgcaatatatgaaaatattgatttcataaCATGACTTTTTGAGGCTCTGCGAACGGCCTGGATGAGCACTTGACTCCCATTGTTGCAGTGGCAGTTGCATGTCTTCGGCATGAAAGTTGGGCTAGTGTGCAGCATTGAATAAgctcttatccgattgtgtagCTGATTCTTACCATTATacttaaaacaatacaaataatacaaactccctaagtcgctgtgaatagtgacaatggaccaatcagagaaacAGCTTATTCAATGTTGCACATCAGCTGTGAAAGTACTCTGTGCGTCCAAAGTTCAAGCGGCGGTGGGGTCTTTATCGATACGAATCTCCACAGGCGACAAAAAGGACTCAAAATTTGCTAAGTTGATGTATTTTATTAGatcgatttttaaaattatggctgatttttacaaattttaactTCGGACAAAGTTTGGGCGCTGTAGAAATACTGGCCGCAATCTTGTTTGCTTACATTGACGAGCACATCGAAGATTTTCGCAAAAAAgttccgacgcaccaaaattgaagACATTGACGTGGGTTGCCGTGACGTAGAAAGACCAAAGTATaaatcccagtatttcatgttcaGAGACGACAGACTTgacttgtgcatgtgataatggTAATTATTGGTAATAATGATAACAGAGTTAATATTGTATCTTATCAAATAAATCATTATTTCATTAGAGTTCGGTGATGCTGTAATAATATGTAACAAataatcctggtatatccaattatctacaccacatctacctagatgatttagaaataaaagaaacaactgaagtgtggactcggcatcatacctagacgtattgaaattagacataatacactatatactaagctgtatgacaaaagagacgatttcaatttggAAATGATAAACTTTCCCtctttgtcgagcaatataccatcatctccagcttatggtaaGTATATTTCAAAACTCCATAGgtacagtagagcatgccattcatatgaagtctttcgagttagacacagcctactaactcaaaagttagtgaggcaaggattctcagaaagtagattagtgaaatcttTGAGAAGTtttacggtagatacggagatgttgtatcaaaatatgacctgtctgtttctcagatgagtgacagcataccaaattttgactcacaaaagtaatttggtgaattcaccaaataacaattgATCAAtctgaattcaccaaataacaattgatcaatcttgacgggtgcggctagctggcagggtacgctttcccattccggacacctggtaccaccgctatttcgtggttcaagatgaccccattgcctttgtcaccatctatatgttccttggacctggtaaatgtcatagttaccttgaatgataacgattattggacctgatttgatgtctattgacGTGTAAATATAGTTTGAACATCTACAGAAATAAAGATATTACAGTGTCTAATACTAAATAAAAGTTTGgttgatatgtggaaattgttaGATACATAATTAGGGATCCTTGGATAAAGGTACTACCTGTATGTGAACTCATCAAACTATCAAATCTCAAGTTTTGCGATACTTTACTCGTCTGCTACATATGGACAAATTTGGAGCCAGTTGACTAAATTATATAAACTTATAAGTTGTAAATATTAACATTTTGCCTTAATATGAACGTTTTGTGCTAGTATCTAGAGTATCTGTCAATCTGTTTTAATATATTTCTGACAATGACGTGCGAAAGTCTCGCTTTCAGCTAAGCTAATGGAACCTCGTTTTCGACCAGTCCAGCTGACATGTCTTCTCGGACTGAGGAACTTGTTGGCGGCAACTGAGCCTGATCCTGGTTTACATTCACATCCGGGCCAGTGACTTCCCCTGCCAGTTGCGCGGGTGGTCCAAGTGGTGCCTTTGGTTGTGGGTGTGGTTCTGGCCAATCCTGTTGATGTTGATCCACTGGTACTGCTCCATATTGCAGGGACTGCTGCGGTTGATGCTGCAGCTGCTGGGTCTGTAACTTTGGCACCTGTTGGTGTTGTTGCTGTGGTAGCTGCTGTCCCAGTGGTTGTTGATGGATGGCTGCTGGTTGCACTGCCTGCTGCATTTGATGTTGCATCTGCTGATGCTGCGGCTGCTGGGTATGAAACTGTGGCACTTGTTGGCGTTGTTGCTGTGGTAACTGCTGCCCCTGTGGCCTTTGATGGATGGCTTCAGGTTGTATCACCTGATGCTGCAGCTGCTGAGGCTGTAACTGTAGCATTTGCTGGCGTTGCTGCGGCTGTCGCTGTGGTAACTGCTGCCCTTGTCCATGTTGATACACAACACCAGGTTGTGGCTCCATTTGGATACTTGGCTGCTGATTGGATGTCATGACTGGCTGCATGTTAACAACGTAACTTTGAGGTATTCGCTGCAGATCTGTTTTGTAAGAATTAAAAAGTGTTTTAAGAAGACAGTAGTTGAAATCTTTGTGTAGTATTCTTAAATATAGGCCATGGAAACgaatttattgtttattatatAGTATGCTTGTGAGGTAATTTTTCACGCGTACATATCGATGACTAGACATAAGAATACAATAGGAACCTCATGAAAAGGTAAATATCGTTCCATTAATAGCAACCAGATAGGTACTTACTTGGATAATGTGGCACAATCTCAACTCCAGAGGGCGCCATACACTGAGCGGGTTCGTTTTGGATTGAAGCCATCGGGAAGCCGTGACTGGCCCCTTCAGAGCGCCTCGCCGCAATGTACATCTGTATCGAGAAGCAAAAGAACAGGTTGTAAGTGTTAAGGTAATTTCTGCATGAACTTACATATAACTATAAACTTTTATTGCCAAATTATCTTAAAATACTATTTATTATCACACTATCAATTTCCGCTCTATTTCACAACTTATGATAACGGCTACTTCTGGACAAAGAGTTACTAAATTAATGTACATACACATGcgcattaatattcataaagtCATAGTAAAATTCTGCGAATGTGTAAAATCAACACTTTCAGCCCAAACACGCAAAACAGGATACTAATATGCGGAGTATGATATGATAGATATACACAGCTTGTAGAAACCAATTGTATTCGACGTTTTTAGTTGCAAGTAAGTATCATTCATGTGATGAATATTATGAAGTCCGATATAATGAAAACGCTAACAGTTTTGCTTTCCAATCGAAAcggtttcttgttttttttaatatgaAGAATATATCGAATGCAATGCTAGACACTCAATGACGTACCATTGACGCTGAAGGCTTTGTTTGCAGCAGTACGCTGAACAGCAGAATGAAGATTGAAGAATAGCAATCACTAATTCAGCCAATGCTACTACAGCCATTGTACTGTCAACGGTAACTCTGCCACCCTGAAAATGGGAATAAATTCAAGGTCAACCAAACAAACCAAAGGACAGGTTTAAAATTATATTGATGCACATATtcactaatattatatagggctcagcctttggtgtcgcgccaggctttgagattaaaaatataatttgtataagttcatgattagtaatcgtaaaggataaaatacaaTTAATTGTTACATTCTAAATACGATTGTACAAATATGAccggtttaccctctgatgaaaacagttcacgtacacgatgtcaggGCACCCTGTAGGTATAGATTTCATGTAATGTGTAATAATTGGcaattttaccatgataactacCAATTGTGTTTATTAAAAGatgtattgtgccatcattaacgttgcaatagtaactgtaccgcccaactttcgatattgtaagctgaaaaGCAGCGTTACAGTTAAAAACGGGCAAATTTTGCAccaagttattgacacagagggcgctttcGAGATTCAAACCCAGCATTCATTGCGAATGTTCTCGTttatatgcacgacagttttctctcttcttcTATTTTTGGGCGTGgtagtaacgatattttgtatcagcgacagggtGTAATAATATTACTCGTTaataaaaagacatattttattaatgagatgttataaaa from the Ptychodera flava strain L36383 chromosome 2, AS_Pfla_20210202, whole genome shotgun sequence genome contains:
- the LOC139119977 gene encoding transcription factor SPT20 homolog isoform X2, with amino-acid sequence MIITTMILSIISATVAAGAYIISIMAAVNEKTCPWDLSYCHTSYDAKVAVDSIVAVIVFAELVIATLQSVFYFSAYCCNQKPSSSTMYIAARSSEETSHDFPNAVIQNEPTQDMTPSGVEFVQHYPNQQPVPQGYVDNLKKQPVVTSNQQPSIQLQPQPGVVYQQGQGQQLPQQQHQLQQSQLIIKLQPQQHQVLQYEAIHQQQQGQQLPQQQVFQPQPQQLQHQVQQQLPQQQVPQPQPQQLPHQMLQAVQPVAIDQQPLGLQVPQLHTQQPYDQPQQFVQAGAMAQQQEGWLEPQPHPKVSLGPPGQPVEKVTNSDVNVDQDQVQSPTSSSVREDISAGLIENEVTLAWLKTKV
- the LOC139119977 gene encoding alpha-protein kinase 1-like isoform X1; protein product: MSASIPTVQGRTQENTNGMRKRPGFSSRATMVCSIFQIIFGGLCVILGITAVVIRSNLHYTGAGIWCGVVFAVAGSFGIAASLKKTNTMIITTMILSIISATVAAGAYIISIMAAVNEKTCPWDLSYCHTSYDAKVAVDSIVAVIVFAELVIATLQSVFYFSAYCCNQKPSSSTMYIAARSSEETSHDFPNAVIQNEPTQDMTPSGVEFVQHYPNQQPVPQGYVDNLKKQPVVTSNQQPSIQLQPQPGVVYQQGQGQQLPQQQHQLQQSQLIIKLQPQQHQVLQYEAIHQQQQGQQLPQQQVFQPQPQQLQHQVQQQLPQQQVPQPQPQQLPHQMLQAVQPVAIDQQPLGLQVPQLHTQQPYDQPQQFVQAGAMAQQQEGWLEPQPHPKVSLGPPGQPVEKVTNSDVNVDQDQVQSPTSSSVREDISAGLIENEVTLAWLKTKV